The following coding sequences lie in one Oncorhynchus nerka isolate Pitt River linkage group LG14, Oner_Uvic_2.0, whole genome shotgun sequence genomic window:
- the cbx3b gene encoding chromobox protein homolog 3b isoform X2, translated as MRKKQNVKQRKAEPIITPTPLTTTTTTTAAVVQEFVVEKIIHRRVFNGRVEYYLKWKGFTDADNTWEPEDNLVCPELIEEFLRNLCLSGENQVEEENLRPVEPELVPKEELAEQETEIVYSEQRHNDLQEPADQDSPTALTCPQEPADQDSPTALTCPLEPEHIIGSTDRHGELMFLIKWKNRDEVALLSAREASARYPEVVVAFYEDKLTWHSGDEDQ; from the exons ATGAGAAAAAAGCAGAATGTGAAACAGAGAAAGGCAGAACCaataataacaccaacaccattaacaacaacaacaacaacaacagcagcagtcgTCCAGGAGTTTGTGGTGGAGAAGATCATCCACCGAAGGGTCTTCAATGGAAGAGTAGAGTACTATCTGAAGTGGAAAGGATTCACTGA TGCTGACAACACCTGGGAACCAGAGGACAACTTGGTCTGTCCTGAACTGATAGAAGAGTTCCTGAGAAACCTCTGTTTGTCTGGAGAGAATCAGGTTGAGGAAGAGAACCTACGGCCGGTGGAACCAGAGCTCGTCCCCAAAGAGGAACTGGCAGAACAGGAGACTGAGATT GTGTACAGCGAGCAGAGACATAATGACCTCCAGGAACCTGCTGACCAGGATTCTCCTACTGCCCTCACGTGTCCCCAGGAACCTGCTGACCAGGATTCTCCTACTGCCCTCACGTGTCCCCTGGAACCTGAACACATCATCGGCtccacagacagacacggagaacTCATGTTCCTCATCAAATG GAAGAACCGTGACGAGGTGGCCCTGCTGTCAGCCAGGGAGGCCAGCGCCAGGTATCCTGAGGTGGTTGTAGCCTTCTACGAGGACAAACTCACCTGGCACTCTGGGGACGAGGACCAGtaa
- the cbx3b gene encoding chromobox protein homolog 3b isoform X1, with translation MRKKQNVKQRKAEPIITPTPLTTTTTTTAAVVQEFVVEKIIHRRVFNGRVEYYLKWKGFTDADNTWEPEDNLVCPELIEEFLRNLCLSGENQVEEENLRPVEPELVPKEELAEQETEIQVYSEQRHNDLQEPADQDSPTALTCPQEPADQDSPTALTCPLEPEHIIGSTDRHGELMFLIKWKNRDEVALLSAREASARYPEVVVAFYEDKLTWHSGDEDQ, from the exons ATGAGAAAAAAGCAGAATGTGAAACAGAGAAAGGCAGAACCaataataacaccaacaccattaacaacaacaacaacaacaacagcagcagtcgTCCAGGAGTTTGTGGTGGAGAAGATCATCCACCGAAGGGTCTTCAATGGAAGAGTAGAGTACTATCTGAAGTGGAAAGGATTCACTGA TGCTGACAACACCTGGGAACCAGAGGACAACTTGGTCTGTCCTGAACTGATAGAAGAGTTCCTGAGAAACCTCTGTTTGTCTGGAGAGAATCAGGTTGAGGAAGAGAACCTACGGCCGGTGGAACCAGAGCTCGTCCCCAAAGAGGAACTGGCAGAACAGGAGACTGAGATT cAGGTGTACAGCGAGCAGAGACATAATGACCTCCAGGAACCTGCTGACCAGGATTCTCCTACTGCCCTCACGTGTCCCCAGGAACCTGCTGACCAGGATTCTCCTACTGCCCTCACGTGTCCCCTGGAACCTGAACACATCATCGGCtccacagacagacacggagaacTCATGTTCCTCATCAAATG GAAGAACCGTGACGAGGTGGCCCTGCTGTCAGCCAGGGAGGCCAGCGCCAGGTATCCTGAGGTGGTTGTAGCCTTCTACGAGGACAAACTCACCTGGCACTCTGGGGACGAGGACCAGtaa
- the snx10b gene encoding sorting nexin-10B isoform X1: MREGIDNLVFQFISVWVRDPRIQKKDFWHAHMDYEICIHTNSLCFTKKISCVRRRYRDFVWLRQKLQANSLLMVQLPELPPKNPFFNLNNAQQITERMKGLQKFLELTLESNLLLSDSCLHLFLQSELGVSQIEACASGRTHYSVSQAVLRCGCKLQRFHSQEDLLETSRKESCDSDSVSGFVEPAPSSKDGTASSPPETLDLSLPDRTRPNPDQEETLDLSLPDRTRPNPDQEETLALSLPDRTRPNPDQEETLALSLPDRTRPNPDQEETLALSLPDRTRPNPDQEETLALSLPDRTRPNPDQEETLALSLPDRTRPNHNQEETLALSLPDRTRPNPNQEEDTLSMSVSPWEHHRQPGHGSLQ; encoded by the exons ATGAGAGAAGGAATTGACAACCTTGTGTTCCAG TTTATCAGTGTCTGGGTTCGGGATCCTCGGATTCAGAAGAAGGACTTCTGGCATGCCCACATGGACTATGAAATCTGTATACAT ACCAACAGTCTCTGCTTCACTAAGAAGATCTCCTGTGTGAGGAGAAGGTACCGTGACTTCGTATGGCTCCGGCAGAAACTACAGGCTAACTCCCTACTCAT GGTCCAGCTGCCTGAACTACCACCTAAGAACCCTTTCTTTAACCTGAACAACGCCCAGCAGATCACAGAGAGGATGAAGGGCCTCCAGAAGTTCCTTGAACT GACCCTGGAGAGTAATCTGCTTCTGTCAGACAGCTGTCTGCACCTCTTCCTGCAGTCGGAGCTGGGGGTGTCCCAGATAGAGGCCTGCGCCTCAGGTAGAACCCATTACTCTGTGTCCCAGGCCGTGCTGCGCTGCGGCTGCAAACTGCAACGCTTCCACTCACAGGAGGACCTGTTAGAGACCAGCCGCAAGGAGTCCTGTGACTCCGACTCTGTTAG TGGGTTTGTAGAGCCGGCGCCCAGCAGTAAAGATGGAACTGCTTCCTCACCCCCAGAGACCCTAGATCTGTCTCTACCTGATAGGACCAGACCTAACCCCGACCAGGAAGAGACCCTAGATCTGTCTCTACCTGATAGGACCAGACCTAACCCTGACCAGGAAGAGACCCTAGCTCTGTCTCTACCTGATAGGACCAGACCTAACCCCGACCAGGAAGAGACCCTAGCTCTGTCTCTACCTGATAGGACCAGACCTAACCCCGACCAGGAAGAGACCCTAGCTCTGTCTCTACCTGATAGGACCAGACCTAACCCCGACCAGGAAGAGACCCTAGCTCTGTCTCTACCTGATAGGACCAGACCTAACCCCGACCAGGAAGAGACCCTAGCTCTGTCTCTACCTGATAGGACCAGACCTAACCACAACCAGGAAGAAACCCTAGCTCTGTCTCTACCTGATAGGACCAGACCTAACCCCAACCAGGAAGAAGACACTCTCAGCATGTCTGTCTCTCCATGGGAACATCACCGCCAACCAGGACATGGTAGCTTACAataa
- the snx10b gene encoding sorting nexin-10B isoform X2, protein MEQFISVWVRDPRIQKKDFWHAHMDYEICIHTNSLCFTKKISCVRRRYRDFVWLRQKLQANSLLMVQLPELPPKNPFFNLNNAQQITERMKGLQKFLELTLESNLLLSDSCLHLFLQSELGVSQIEACASGRTHYSVSQAVLRCGCKLQRFHSQEDLLETSRKESCDSDSVSGFVEPAPSSKDGTASSPPETLDLSLPDRTRPNPDQEETLDLSLPDRTRPNPDQEETLALSLPDRTRPNPDQEETLALSLPDRTRPNPDQEETLALSLPDRTRPNPDQEETLALSLPDRTRPNPDQEETLALSLPDRTRPNHNQEETLALSLPDRTRPNPNQEEDTLSMSVSPWEHHRQPGHGSLQ, encoded by the exons atggaGCAGTTTATCAGTGTCTGGGTTCGGGATCCTCGGATTCAGAAGAAGGACTTCTGGCATGCCCACATGGACTATGAAATCTGTATACAT ACCAACAGTCTCTGCTTCACTAAGAAGATCTCCTGTGTGAGGAGAAGGTACCGTGACTTCGTATGGCTCCGGCAGAAACTACAGGCTAACTCCCTACTCAT GGTCCAGCTGCCTGAACTACCACCTAAGAACCCTTTCTTTAACCTGAACAACGCCCAGCAGATCACAGAGAGGATGAAGGGCCTCCAGAAGTTCCTTGAACT GACCCTGGAGAGTAATCTGCTTCTGTCAGACAGCTGTCTGCACCTCTTCCTGCAGTCGGAGCTGGGGGTGTCCCAGATAGAGGCCTGCGCCTCAGGTAGAACCCATTACTCTGTGTCCCAGGCCGTGCTGCGCTGCGGCTGCAAACTGCAACGCTTCCACTCACAGGAGGACCTGTTAGAGACCAGCCGCAAGGAGTCCTGTGACTCCGACTCTGTTAG TGGGTTTGTAGAGCCGGCGCCCAGCAGTAAAGATGGAACTGCTTCCTCACCCCCAGAGACCCTAGATCTGTCTCTACCTGATAGGACCAGACCTAACCCCGACCAGGAAGAGACCCTAGATCTGTCTCTACCTGATAGGACCAGACCTAACCCTGACCAGGAAGAGACCCTAGCTCTGTCTCTACCTGATAGGACCAGACCTAACCCCGACCAGGAAGAGACCCTAGCTCTGTCTCTACCTGATAGGACCAGACCTAACCCCGACCAGGAAGAGACCCTAGCTCTGTCTCTACCTGATAGGACCAGACCTAACCCCGACCAGGAAGAGACCCTAGCTCTGTCTCTACCTGATAGGACCAGACCTAACCCCGACCAGGAAGAGACCCTAGCTCTGTCTCTACCTGATAGGACCAGACCTAACCACAACCAGGAAGAAACCCTAGCTCTGTCTCTACCTGATAGGACCAGACCTAACCCCAACCAGGAAGAAGACACTCTCAGCATGTCTGTCTCTCCATGGGAACATCACCGCCAACCAGGACATGGTAGCTTACAataa